A section of the Clostridium felsineum DSM 794 genome encodes:
- a CDS encoding HD-GYP domain-containing protein, giving the protein MSREKKLLTIDELIPGMISANDIMFEGKPLLTEGSEITETSIKKLKGTYIIDKLEAYVEKGESSKKSETINELQTSFNEFSSNLEDIFANIDNLKNNGIDSLREFSQKVQGEFESTGLVIKNVIFYGSQNNIYRHSVNVAAISFIIGKWLGISENDINLLTYASLLHDFGKTRLDSNIMNKGDNLTTEEYAIYKTHPVIAYHLIKEIPNIDNSVGLGVLMHHEQIDGSGYPLGIKDDKIHKFAKIIAIADAFDKVNSNKENGPFDGLKAIKDLSLGKLDCPYCNMFLNHTLNYYMGETVLLNDNRSCKIIKLDIEDLTKPLLLDDNGFLDLKSDSSLYVKSLVI; this is encoded by the coding sequence ATGACATAATGTTTGAGGGAAAACCATTATTAACAGAAGGTTCAGAAATAACTGAAACATCTATAAAAAAACTAAAAGGAACTTATATAATAGATAAATTAGAAGCCTATGTAGAAAAAGGAGAAAGTTCAAAAAAATCCGAAACTATAAATGAACTTCAAACTTCATTTAATGAGTTTTCATCTAATTTAGAAGATATTTTTGCAAACATTGATAACTTAAAAAATAATGGTATTGACAGTTTAAGAGAGTTTTCTCAAAAGGTTCAAGGTGAGTTTGAGTCCACAGGTCTAGTTATCAAAAATGTTATTTTTTATGGAAGTCAGAATAATATCTATAGACATAGTGTTAATGTAGCTGCTATAAGCTTTATAATTGGAAAATGGCTTGGTATAAGTGAAAATGATATAAACTTATTAACTTATGCTTCACTTCTTCACGACTTTGGAAAAACTAGATTAGACAGCAACATAATGAATAAGGGAGATAACTTAACAACTGAAGAATATGCAATATATAAAACACATCCTGTTATAGCATACCATCTTATAAAAGAAATTCCTAACATTGACAATTCTGTAGGCCTTGGAGTCTTAATGCATCATGAGCAAATTGATGGTTCAGGCTATCCTCTAGGTATTAAAGATGATAAAATTCATAAATTTGCAAAAATTATAGCTATTGCTGATGCTTTTGATAAAGTAAACTCTAATAAAGAAAATGGTCCATTCGATGGTTTAAAGGCTATTAAGGATTTAAGCTTAGGAAAATTAGACTGTCCTTATTGTAATATGTTTTTAAACCATACGCTAAATTATTATATGGGAGAAACAGTACTTTTAAACGATAATAGATCCTGCAAAATTATAAAACTTGATATAGAGGATTTAACAAAACCTCTTCTTCTTGATGACAACGGATTTTTAGATTTAAAATCTGATTCAAGCTTATATGTAAAATCTTTAGTAATCTAA
- a CDS encoding GH25 family lysozyme, with the protein MKGIDIYSGQGSIDFSKVKASGVEIVYIKATEGVTYTDSTVRKYYNGAKNAGLKVGFYHFLRANDPIREAQNFLSALSGLSYDCKLAIDVEAALGQTTNQISSNVKQFSDYLKSQGLESCIYTYTSFYKNNLNSTVKDIPLWIAEYGVIRPNISTVYVGFQYSENGSVNGVNGSVDLNEFNDGIFMNSSNRGGNFVAPSISASDTVKIIQQQLNTLLKKGLVVDGINGSSTTAAIKEFQRTMGLAQDGIWGPKTVAAVTEIFSKPTDGVKYPHYEYATRYIQYRVGGSVDGVFGSGTEDNVKKWQANHGLNTDGIVGNDTWNKLLNENS; encoded by the coding sequence TTGAAGGGCATTGATATTTATTCTGGACAAGGAAGTATTGATTTTTCAAAGGTTAAGGCAAGTGGAGTTGAGATAGTATATATAAAGGCTACAGAAGGGGTAACGTATACTGATTCAACTGTCAGAAAGTACTATAATGGAGCTAAAAATGCAGGACTTAAAGTTGGATTTTACCACTTTTTAAGGGCTAATGACCCTATACGTGAAGCACAGAATTTCTTATCTGCACTGTCTGGCTTGAGTTATGATTGCAAATTAGCAATTGATGTAGAAGCTGCTTTAGGGCAAACAACTAATCAGATAAGTTCCAATGTAAAACAGTTTTCGGATTATTTAAAGTCACAAGGTTTAGAATCCTGTATTTATACGTACACTAGCTTCTATAAAAATAATTTAAATAGTACGGTTAAGGATATACCACTATGGATAGCTGAGTATGGAGTGATTAGACCTAATATATCAACAGTTTATGTCGGTTTTCAGTATTCAGAAAATGGTTCTGTTAATGGAGTAAATGGAAGTGTGGATTTAAATGAATTTAATGATGGAATTTTTATGAATTCATCAAATCGCGGTGGGAATTTTGTCGCGCCTTCAATTTCAGCTTCAGATACTGTTAAAATAATACAACAGCAATTAAATACACTTTTGAAAAAGGGTCTTGTGGTAGATGGAATAAATGGAAGCAGTACTACAGCAGCTATAAAAGAATTTCAAAGAACCATGGGGTTAGCTCAGGATGGAATTTGGGGACCTAAAACTGTAGCAGCAGTTACAGAAATTTTTTCAAAACCAACAGATGGAGTTAAATATCCCCACTATGAATATGCTACAAGGTATATTCAATATAGAGTTGGGGGAAGTGTAGACGGTGTTTTTGGAAGTGGAACTGAAGATAATGTTAAAAAGTGGCAAGCAAATCACGGATTAAATACTGATGGTATTGTAGGAAATGATACTTGGAATAAATTGTTGAACGAAAATTCTTAG
- a CDS encoding ComEC/Rec2 family competence protein: MNLLKITLKKYLAILICVLVIFTGCSKDTSTFSRHTKGSSEALLNYEFKVHYIDVGQGDSILIQDGNKNMLIDTGTNESQNALVNYLKDQRIKEINYMVLTHPHEDHIGGADKVIKNFIVDNIYMNNVSTNTKTFRDLIYAMKDKGLKANEPEEENFKLGKADCNVYGPINPTRGDLNTYSIIVKVTYGQNKFLFTGDTQGSNERDMINKGYDLKCDVLKIAHHGSRTSSTNEFLDYVSPKYAVISCGQNNDYGHPHKETVEKLKARNLPLYRTDENGTVICASDGKNLKFNCSPGDYKTGVR; encoded by the coding sequence ATGAATCTATTAAAAATCACATTAAAAAAGTATCTTGCTATTTTAATTTGTGTTTTAGTAATTTTTACGGGATGTTCTAAAGATACTAGTACATTTAGTAGACACACTAAAGGAAGTAGTGAAGCTTTATTAAATTATGAGTTTAAAGTTCACTATATAGATGTTGGTCAGGGAGATAGTATACTAATTCAAGATGGAAATAAAAATATGTTAATTGATACCGGTACTAATGAATCACAGAACGCGCTTGTAAATTATTTAAAAGATCAAAGAATAAAAGAAATAAACTATATGGTATTAACCCATCCTCATGAGGATCATATAGGGGGAGCAGATAAAGTTATAAAGAATTTTATAGTTGACAATATTTATATGAATAATGTTAGTACAAATACAAAAACATTTAGAGATTTAATTTATGCAATGAAGGATAAAGGCTTAAAAGCAAATGAACCAGAAGAAGAAAACTTTAAACTTGGAAAAGCAGATTGCAATGTATATGGCCCAATTAATCCAACTAGAGGAGACCTTAATACTTATTCTATAATTGTAAAAGTAACATATGGTCAAAACAAATTTTTATTCACAGGGGATACTCAAGGTTCAAATGAAAGAGATATGATAAACAAAGGGTATGATCTTAAATGTGATGTTTTGAAAATAGCACATCATGGTAGTAGAACTTCATCTACAAATGAATTCTTAGATTATGTGAGTCCTAAATATGCGGTTATAAGCTGCGGCCAAAATAATGATTATGGCCATCCTCACAAGGAAACAGTTGAAAAGCTTAAAGCAAGAAATTTGCCTTTATATAGAACAGATGAGAATGGCACAGTTATATGTGCTAGTGACGGTAAAAATTTGAAATTCAATTGTAGTCCTGGAGATTATAAAACAGGTGTCAGGTAA
- a CDS encoding diguanylate cyclase, producing MNIINNRYRIINTIDKKQIFSSFEVTDILRNDSNLKLNIIELRNIPNNTKNHIKNEFINLVNLNENYIYKLYSLNVISTIDNKTEDDKRWYYTCEICKESNRLVEIMDNLEENDIIDIFVQICIAIQYLNNSGYAYRNINSKNIYVKRQNGKVNIKLNDLISSELEKIKENYAGKREWFQFDFKLDYGEKYSEIVSNEIRDLGILLFELCKSKFSSNTKINNSLELQHNVNKAVTIKNPHKEFEMKIIPIINKMICNTSERYTNIKAIVEDINIVFSRRYNIYDVKAFEKLNYNVKIVGRDGPINKVLNLCSIFKNVVNKSNLFIVHGKSGIGKTRFLKEIRYFFKFNMDNVYCSFGNRDNITRNIFDEILKQILTSYDTRIIKSYEREIGKKIITKLKDSKNITTEEEKIDLFDKCINFMNVMASKKRLVIIVDNVDKVDELSTDFIKYFYEKVRNTKNIVFMFSYLDEIIYTNNDVGQFISSFKVNFTDIILNELNFVSTNELIKEVLGTSILPRDFSKKIFEKTKGNPGFIIEVLKGLYVRKYIYVSKDNGLWVTSYDKINEIPIHSSLVKNIQNQINDMCGFELEIVNAMCIFNIGLKLETIKMFFKEYDGENIEEIIRKLLKRGIIEAIEEDSDTYYAIANKTIKAALTDRMDEEYKSSINERAAEVLEKSNPSKYKEEILFHFEKSLNVKKIIEYYLNKYQYPIYIKNKREVVSKIKKLVKTIRNNTTLSGIKLLIILGDLLFLDEKDREAQEYYKLSEKLLHERKEYEIQFQVLKRLVRMLQNNSQLKESRIYIYRQEELLRNWYNLELELLIYTEEAFNFYLTKEFERAISICNNVIDKCTHDMEDVKFYAYYVLSNSYIEKGDMKQAEKYSKMCSDKRYLKDNLPYVLDSLNNIAYIYGNYYEEYLQCKNYLFRVFQIATHFNYSHFKLLSLSQIATLDFKQGSYKEAYNGFENVLGLSEKINDKYIELYCYCRLCKVCLVMYDIEEAYEYFLKASTRIDDLKNYLDLMGVYYSAAVEIYLKMGMPEKAKEYMKEFKDKCGAQNIKKIDEVVGYYIDYLIDSNETAITTFRKALSGMDFTNKNVNSIVIIVQIAIIVYWKKDLEMFNDIYIMLSRCNIKNKLVRDCIGIIRTLNLSNEEMLKYAINTLRKCENDIKISKFLYVNICNYYLKSGSYIRAINYCFEYIDFMWNYYLKVPDKYKENFVRCYKIKNDLREYIDIINNYMGQKIVDEKSVEGILSKEGIEKFYENTDLKKLFYTKQLKKDLKKYYFSFIPRKVNSRINVMRNQVESSVINIQNILKYLKYSLIAKKIYFIVMPTQTEDTVVFTHNQNFVDNNIIKENTIIYNVSSKRNPIFIKRVGLKPNMELEESIKAVICIPVYTVLSNLNKRNNKEITGILYIESDKILNNFNVNAINKCIEFNGLISLNVDKYRLKMSSTIDVLTGTMTRRHLEIYMDDLLDENRNFIKEFTVLMYDLDNFKAINDKFGHGTGDLVLKEVSKIVMNNIEEKSVCARYGGEEFIVILPNHNVLKAYEVADKIRRRIDKAKILGNKRSVTISIGLVAYPDMAISKEEIFEKVDKALYIAKNTGRNKCVIWNERFNYKARATNKITGIVTGNPVKDSRNVLVTVEFIEMLKSSISTEEKIFNALGRLVEFFEATYCTIILLKDKKVSNVYTRKIFKSDFIKKTYINDKIVREVLEKKIGVYMIDWDNISGFDETTGMPDWDSIMVIPLINKGIINGILYFKVPAKIKEFNFEEFNFASAISNIVAALF from the coding sequence ATGAATATTATTAATAATAGATATAGGATAATAAATACAATAGATAAAAAGCAAATATTCTCGTCCTTTGAGGTTACCGATATTTTAAGAAATGATTCTAATTTAAAACTTAACATAATTGAATTAAGAAATATTCCAAATAACACGAAAAATCATATTAAAAATGAATTTATAAATTTAGTAAATTTAAATGAAAATTACATATATAAGTTGTATAGTCTGAATGTTATAAGTACTATAGATAACAAAACAGAAGATGATAAGAGATGGTACTATACATGTGAAATATGTAAAGAAAGTAATAGACTTGTAGAAATAATGGATAATTTAGAAGAAAATGATATTATAGATATATTTGTTCAGATATGCATTGCTATTCAGTATTTGAATAATAGCGGTTATGCATATCGAAACATAAATTCTAAAAATATATATGTTAAACGTCAAAATGGTAAAGTTAATATAAAGCTTAATGATTTAATTTCATCTGAACTGGAAAAAATTAAGGAAAATTACGCAGGTAAAAGAGAATGGTTTCAATTTGATTTTAAATTAGATTATGGCGAAAAGTATAGTGAGATTGTATCGAATGAAATACGTGATTTGGGTATATTGCTATTTGAATTATGTAAGAGTAAATTTTCAAGTAATACTAAGATAAATAATTCCTTAGAATTACAACATAATGTAAATAAAGCTGTTACAATCAAAAATCCACATAAAGAATTTGAAATGAAAATAATACCAATTATAAACAAAATGATTTGTAATACGAGTGAAAGATATACCAATATAAAAGCTATTGTTGAGGATATAAATATTGTGTTTTCAAGAAGATATAACATCTATGATGTAAAAGCGTTTGAAAAATTAAATTATAATGTGAAAATAGTTGGGAGAGATGGTCCAATAAATAAGGTTCTTAATTTATGCAGCATATTTAAGAACGTAGTAAATAAGTCCAATTTATTTATTGTACATGGCAAAAGTGGTATTGGGAAAACAAGATTCTTAAAAGAAATTAGGTACTTTTTTAAATTTAATATGGATAATGTGTATTGTAGCTTTGGGAACAGAGACAATATAACAAGAAATATTTTTGATGAAATATTAAAGCAAATTCTTACCAGTTATGATACTAGAATAATTAAAAGTTATGAGAGAGAGATAGGAAAAAAGATAATTACTAAACTTAAGGATAGTAAAAATATTACTACAGAGGAAGAAAAAATAGATTTATTTGATAAGTGTATAAATTTTATGAATGTTATGGCTAGTAAAAAAAGGCTAGTTATAATAGTAGATAATGTTGATAAAGTGGATGAGCTTAGTACAGATTTTATAAAATATTTCTATGAAAAAGTAAGAAATACCAAGAATATAGTGTTTATGTTTTCTTATTTAGATGAAATTATATATACAAATAATGATGTAGGGCAGTTTATTAGTTCTTTTAAGGTTAATTTTACAGATATAATTCTAAATGAACTAAATTTTGTTAGTACCAATGAACTTATAAAAGAGGTATTAGGTACTAGTATTCTCCCAAGAGATTTTTCAAAAAAAATTTTTGAAAAAACTAAAGGAAATCCAGGTTTTATAATTGAAGTATTAAAAGGACTTTATGTAAGAAAATATATATATGTAAGTAAGGATAATGGTCTGTGGGTGACATCATATGATAAAATTAATGAAATTCCCATACATAGTTCCCTTGTAAAGAATATACAAAATCAGATAAATGATATGTGTGGATTTGAATTAGAAATAGTTAATGCTATGTGTATCTTTAACATAGGCTTGAAATTAGAAACTATAAAAATGTTTTTTAAAGAATATGATGGAGAAAACATAGAAGAAATAATAAGAAAATTACTTAAAAGAGGCATAATAGAGGCAATCGAGGAGGATTCAGACACATATTATGCTATTGCTAATAAGACAATTAAAGCTGCACTTACAGATAGAATGGATGAAGAATATAAAAGTAGTATTAACGAAAGAGCAGCGGAAGTATTAGAGAAATCTAACCCAAGCAAGTATAAAGAAGAAATACTTTTTCATTTTGAAAAGTCACTTAATGTGAAAAAGATTATAGAGTATTATTTGAATAAATATCAGTATCCTATTTATATTAAAAACAAAAGAGAAGTTGTAAGCAAGATAAAAAAGTTAGTAAAAACTATTAGAAATAATACAACTTTAAGTGGAATTAAACTATTAATTATTTTAGGAGATTTATTATTTTTAGATGAAAAAGATAGGGAGGCACAAGAATATTATAAATTATCAGAAAAGCTTTTGCATGAAAGAAAAGAATATGAAATTCAATTTCAAGTATTAAAGCGTTTAGTTAGGATGTTACAAAATAATTCTCAATTGAAAGAAAGCAGGATATATATATATAGGCAGGAAGAACTTTTAAGGAATTGGTATAACTTAGAGTTAGAACTTTTAATTTATACTGAAGAAGCCTTTAATTTCTATCTCACTAAGGAATTTGAAAGGGCTATTTCTATTTGCAATAATGTAATAGATAAGTGTACTCATGATATGGAAGATGTTAAGTTCTATGCGTATTATGTATTGAGTAATTCTTATATAGAAAAAGGAGATATGAAGCAGGCAGAAAAATATTCTAAGATGTGTTCTGATAAAAGATATCTTAAGGATAATCTGCCATATGTACTAGATTCTTTAAATAATATAGCTTATATATACGGAAATTACTATGAGGAATATTTGCAGTGCAAAAATTATCTTTTTAGGGTGTTTCAAATAGCAACCCACTTTAACTATTCACATTTTAAATTGTTATCCTTATCTCAAATAGCAACTTTGGATTTTAAACAAGGAAGTTATAAAGAAGCTTATAATGGATTTGAAAATGTTCTTGGACTTTCTGAAAAAATCAATGATAAATATATAGAGTTATATTGTTATTGTAGATTATGTAAAGTATGCTTGGTAATGTATGATATAGAAGAAGCATATGAGTATTTTCTTAAGGCGTCAACAAGAATAGATGATTTAAAAAATTATTTAGATCTCATGGGAGTATATTACTCAGCTGCGGTAGAAATATATTTGAAAATGGGAATGCCTGAAAAAGCTAAAGAATACATGAAGGAATTTAAAGATAAATGTGGAGCGCAAAATATTAAAAAAATTGATGAGGTAGTAGGATATTATATTGATTACTTAATTGATTCAAATGAAACCGCTATAACTACATTTCGAAAAGCCTTAAGTGGAATGGATTTTACAAATAAAAATGTTAATAGCATTGTTATAATAGTACAAATTGCAATAATAGTATATTGGAAAAAAGATTTAGAAATGTTTAATGATATATATATAATGTTAAGTAGGTGCAATATTAAAAATAAATTAGTAAGAGATTGTATTGGAATAATAAGAACACTAAATTTGTCAAATGAGGAAATGCTTAAATATGCAATAAATACTCTTAGAAAATGCGAAAATGATATAAAAATATCTAAATTCCTATATGTTAATATTTGCAATTATTATCTTAAAAGTGGAAGCTATATTAGGGCTATTAATTACTGTTTTGAATATATAGATTTTATGTGGAACTATTATTTGAAGGTGCCAGATAAGTATAAGGAAAATTTTGTTAGGTGCTATAAAATAAAAAATGATTTGAGAGAATATATAGATATTATAAACAATTATATGGGACAAAAAATAGTTGATGAGAAAAGTGTTGAAGGCATACTTAGTAAAGAAGGTATTGAAAAATTTTACGAGAATACAGATTTGAAAAAATTATTTTATACAAAGCAGTTAAAAAAAGATCTAAAAAAGTATTATTTTTCATTCATACCTAGGAAAGTGAATAGTAGAATAAATGTTATGAGAAATCAAGTTGAATCGTCAGTTATTAATATACAAAATATACTTAAATATTTAAAGTATAGTCTTATTGCGAAAAAAATTTATTTTATTGTAATGCCAACACAGACCGAAGATACAGTAGTTTTTACACACAATCAAAATTTTGTAGATAATAACATAATTAAAGAAAATACTATAATTTATAATGTAAGTAGCAAGAGAAATCCTATATTTATAAAAAGAGTTGGTCTTAAGCCAAACATGGAGTTAGAAGAGAGTATAAAAGCTGTAATTTGTATTCCGGTGTATACTGTATTATCAAATTTAAATAAAAGAAATAATAAAGAAATAACAGGTATATTGTATATAGAATCTGATAAGATATTAAACAATTTTAATGTTAATGCTATTAATAAGTGTATAGAGTTTAATGGACTTATAAGTTTGAATGTAGATAAATATAGATTGAAGATGAGTTCTACAATAGATGTGCTTACTGGAACTATGACAAGAAGACATTTAGAGATTTATATGGATGATCTGCTTGATGAAAATAGAAATTTTATTAAAGAATTTACTGTACTTATGTATGATCTTGATAACTTCAAAGCTATAAATGACAAATTTGGACATGGTACAGGTGACTTAGTTTTGAAGGAAGTAAGTAAAATAGTTATGAACAATATTGAAGAAAAATCTGTTTGTGCACGTTATGGAGGAGAGGAATTTATAGTTATATTGCCTAATCATAATGTTTTAAAGGCATATGAAGTGGCAGATAAAATAAGACGAAGGATAGATAAAGCTAAAATACTTGGAAATAAAAGAAGTGTTACTATAAGTATAGGTTTAGTAGCTTATCCAGATATGGCAATAAGTAAAGAAGAAATATTTGAAAAAGTTGATAAGGCACTTTATATAGCTAAAAACACGGGTAGAAATAAATGTGTTATTTGGAATGAAAGGTTTAATTACAAAGCTAGGGCTACAAATAAAATAACAGGTATAGTTACTGGTAATCCCGTTAAGGATTCTAGAAATGTACTGGTTACAGTTGAATTTATAGAGATGTTAAAAAGTAGCATTAGTACTGAAGAGAAAATATTCAATGCATTGGGAAGATTAGTTGAATTTTTTGAAGCCACCTATTGCACCATTATATTATTAAAGGATAAAAAGGTTTCTAACGTGTATACAAGAAAAATATTCAAGTCTGATTTTATTAAAAAAACTTATATTAATGATAAAATTGTGAGAGAGGTTTTAGAAAAGAAAATAGGAGTATATATGATAGATTGGGATAATATTAGTGGGTTTGATGAAACTACAGGTATGCCAGATTGGGATTCTATAATGGTTATTCCATTAATTAATAAAGGAATAATTAATGGAATACTTTATTTTAAGGTGCCTGCAAAAATAAAAGAATTTAACTTTGAAGAATTTAACTTTGCTAGTGCTATTTCTAATATTGTAGCAGCTTTGTTTTAA
- the dapF gene encoding diaminopimelate epimerase, translating into MVSKYNLFGNKFRKDALIVEINILKCHGTGNDFILIDEYNNNYNFNDEIRRSIAIQACNRAKFIGGDGILFVQKSNICDAKMRIFNADGSEAEMCGNGLRCVGRYVIEMLKKEKVEIETLKARYWVNAQDDIYEGVKTVKIDIKSVSLNVNSLPLNYTKEKLLFDKIPQLSNEFDFTAVSITNPHLVSIVSSIDTDKLVELGEKANATKEVLPQGVNVSFVRVIEGNNIYVKTYERGVGLTKSCGTAMTASSIVSCISEKVKFDKIINVYNDGGAIKTIVHNSDEDYWVEFIGNATFVFEGTMELDGGRIDQFTIDESKFESEANAYEEFFQYTRKII; encoded by the coding sequence ATTGTTAGTAAATACAATTTATTTGGAAATAAGTTTAGAAAGGATGCATTAATAGTGGAAATAAATATATTAAAGTGTCATGGTACAGGCAATGATTTTATTTTAATTGATGAATATAATAATAACTATAATTTTAATGATGAAATAAGAAGATCTATAGCTATTCAGGCTTGTAATAGAGCAAAGTTTATTGGTGGAGATGGAATTTTATTTGTTCAGAAAAGTAATATATGTGATGCTAAAATGAGAATTTTTAATGCAGATGGTTCTGAGGCTGAAATGTGTGGTAATGGACTCAGATGTGTTGGAAGATACGTTATTGAAATGTTAAAAAAAGAAAAAGTAGAAATTGAAACTTTGAAGGCTAGGTATTGGGTAAATGCACAGGATGATATATATGAAGGTGTAAAAACAGTTAAAATAGATATAAAATCTGTTTCACTTAATGTGAATTCCCTTCCTCTAAATTATACAAAAGAAAAATTATTGTTTGATAAAATACCACAATTATCTAATGAATTTGATTTTACTGCAGTTAGTATAACGAATCCACATTTAGTATCTATAGTATCTTCAATAGATACTGATAAGTTAGTAGAACTTGGGGAAAAAGCCAATGCTACAAAAGAGGTTCTACCTCAAGGTGTTAATGTAAGTTTTGTAAGAGTTATTGAGGGTAATAATATATATGTTAAAACATATGAAAGGGGAGTTGGTTTAACTAAATCTTGTGGAACGGCAATGACTGCATCAAGTATAGTGAGTTGTATAAGTGAAAAGGTTAAATTTGATAAAATAATAAATGTATACAATGATGGTGGTGCTATAAAAACAATTGTTCATAATAGTGATGAAGATTATTGGGTTGAATTTATTGGTAATGCAACTTTTGTATTTGAAGGTACTATGGAACTTGATGGAGGTAGGATAGATCAATTTACAATTGATGAAAGTAAATTTGAAAGTGAAGCTAATGCTTATGAAGAATTTTTTCAATATACTAGAAAAATAATATAG
- the ymfI gene encoding elongation factor P 5-aminopentanone reductase, whose product MFKDLIGKVALITGASRGIGRSIAEEMAKNGVEIIINYKTDESGAMDTLRTIRDTGGIAEVYKCDITSYNDVKKMFQFIIDKFGKIDLLVNNAGISKIGLFMDMGEEDYNEVMDSDFRGVFNCTSLAVKYMLERKTGGIINISSIWGNVGASCEVLYSAAKGAVNSFTKALGKELAPSGIRVNAISPGVIDTKMNQCFSKEERNSLESEIPMCRFGETPEIAKAVVFLASEQASYITSQVITVDGGML is encoded by the coding sequence ATGTTTAAAGATTTAATAGGTAAGGTGGCACTTATAACAGGAGCATCAAGAGGTATAGGTAGAAGTATTGCCGAGGAAATGGCTAAAAATGGAGTTGAAATTATTATAAATTATAAAACTGATGAAAGCGGTGCTATGGATACTTTGAGGACTATTAGAGATACGGGTGGAATAGCTGAGGTTTATAAATGTGATATAACTTCATACAATGATGTTAAAAAGATGTTCCAGTTTATAATTGATAAATTTGGAAAAATAGATTTACTTGTTAATAATGCAGGTATATCTAAAATAGGTCTGTTTATGGATATGGGAGAAGAAGATTATAATGAAGTCATGGATAGTGATTTTAGAGGTGTTTTTAATTGTACTAGTTTAGCAGTTAAATATATGCTGGAAAGAAAAACAGGAGGCATAATAAACATATCTTCTATATGGGGCAATGTTGGTGCATCTTGCGAAGTGTTGTACTCTGCAGCTAAAGGAGCCGTTAATTCCTTTACAAAAGCATTAGGAAAGGAATTGGCACCATCTGGTATTAGGGTTAATGCTATTTCACCAGGAGTTATAGATACAAAAATGAATCAATGCTTTTCAAAAGAAGAAAGAAATTCCTTGGAAAGCGAGATACCAATGTGTAGGTTTGGAGAAACGCCAGAGATAGCTAAAGCAGTTGTGTTTTTAGCTAGCGAACAAGCTTCATATATAACATCTCAAGTTATAACAGTAGATGGTGGTATGCTTTAA
- the trmB gene encoding tRNA (guanosine(46)-N7)-methyltransferase TrmB — translation MRLRKKWWARPYMEENPLCIVEPREYKGRWKEAFNNNNEIYLELGCGRGDFVTNIAQKNPEKNYVAIDLKDEVIAIALKKITESEVENIRISPLQIAFINEVFDKDEIGRIYINFCNPWPKDRHKKRRLTHTRFLTKYKGFLKPNSQIWFKTDDDELFVESLDYFKECGFEIEFMTYDLHKSGFDKNIVTEYESKFLKLGINIKFLIAKLK, via the coding sequence ATGAGACTTAGAAAAAAGTGGTGGGCACGACCTTATATGGAGGAAAATCCATTGTGCATTGTGGAACCTAGAGAATATAAGGGTAGATGGAAAGAAGCATTTAATAATAATAATGAAATTTATCTTGAATTAGGATGTGGAAGAGGAGATTTTGTAACTAATATAGCACAGAAAAATCCTGAAAAAAATTATGTTGCAATAGATTTGAAAGATGAAGTAATTGCCATTGCACTTAAAAAGATAACAGAGAGTGAAGTGGAGAACATTAGAATATCACCACTTCAAATAGCATTTATAAATGAAGTTTTTGATAAAGATGAAATAGGAAGAATATATATAAATTTTTGTAACCCATGGCCTAAGGACAGACATAAAAAAAGAAGGTTAACACATACAAGATTCTTAACAAAATATAAGGGATTTTTGAAGCCCAATAGCCAAATATGGTTTAAAACAGATGATGATGAATTATTTGTTGAATCCTTGGATTATTTTAAGGAATGTGGTTTTGAAATAGAATTTATGACTTACGATTTACACAAAAGTGGTTTCGATAAAAATATAGTAACAGAATATGAATCTAAGTTTTTAAAATTAGGCATAAATATAAAATTTTTAATTGCAAAGTTAAAGTAA